In one Polaribacter sp. ALD11 genomic region, the following are encoded:
- a CDS encoding crotonase/enoyl-CoA hydratase family protein, whose amino-acid sequence MNKMNEFVTYTSEENYAIITINNGKANAISHEVVAGLNASLDKAEQENKVVVLTGKAGIFSGGFDLKVMTKSPEAAKELVTKGSKLSLRMLSFPQPIIVACSGHAIAKGAFLLLSADYRIGVEGDFKIGLNEVIIGMTMHHAGIAIAKARLSEVYLNRSVNNAEIYSSKQAITAGFLDIIVPEDHLLPTAIKVAEMSSKLNKKAHAETKLRVRKQHLQDLENAIELDLKGVISINS is encoded by the coding sequence ACCTATACATCAGAAGAAAACTACGCAATAATTACAATTAATAACGGAAAGGCAAATGCAATTTCGCATGAAGTTGTAGCGGGTTTAAATGCAAGTTTAGATAAGGCCGAACAAGAAAATAAAGTAGTTGTTTTAACAGGTAAAGCGGGCATTTTTTCTGGAGGATTTGATTTAAAAGTAATGACAAAATCTCCCGAGGCTGCAAAAGAGTTGGTAACAAAAGGGTCTAAACTATCCTTAAGAATGTTATCTTTTCCGCAACCAATTATAGTAGCTTGTTCTGGTCATGCAATTGCAAAAGGGGCATTTTTATTGCTTTCTGCAGATTATAGAATTGGTGTAGAAGGCGATTTTAAAATCGGTTTAAATGAAGTGATTATTGGCATGACAATGCACCATGCAGGAATTGCTATTGCAAAAGCACGTTTGTCTGAAGTATATTTGAATAGAAGTGTAAACAATGCAGAGATTTACAGTTCTAAACAAGCAATTACTGCTGGTTTTCTAGATATTATTGTGCCGGAAGATCATTTGTTGCCAACTGCAATTAAGGTTGCAGAAATGTCTTCTAAATTGAATAAAAAAGCACATGCAGAAACAAAGCTAAGAGTTCGTAAACAGCATTTACAAGATTTAGAAAATGCCATTGAATTAGATTTAAAAGGAGTTATTTCTATCAATTCGTAA
- a CDS encoding DUF1684 domain-containing protein, translated as MKKLILLLSLLILISCNSQGKRALIGKTTYQQKLNASYKDATKSPLEKKDLKNFKGLDFFPIDSTFIVTAKLVRTENAPTFKMATTTDRKPLYKEYGKLSFTLKGENRELTIYQSQDDLIEEEYKDYLFLPFTDNTSANESYGGGRYMDVMLTDISKENTIELNFNNTYNPYCAYNDKFSCPLTPRKNHLDVEIKAGIKVFKKY; from the coding sequence ATGAAAAAACTGATACTACTCTTATCTTTATTAATACTTATTTCTTGCAATTCACAAGGAAAAAGAGCTTTAATAGGAAAAACTACATACCAACAAAAACTAAATGCAAGTTATAAAGACGCTACAAAATCACCCTTAGAAAAGAAAGATTTAAAAAACTTTAAAGGCTTAGATTTCTTTCCTATAGATTCCACTTTTATCGTTACTGCAAAATTAGTTAGAACAGAAAATGCACCGACTTTTAAAATGGCAACCACCACAGATAGGAAACCCTTGTACAAAGAGTACGGAAAATTAAGCTTTACCCTAAAAGGAGAAAATCGTGAACTTACAATTTATCAAAGTCAAGATGATTTAATTGAAGAAGAATACAAAGATTACCTATTCCTGCCCTTTACAGACAACACTTCTGCCAACGAATCTTATGGTGGCGGGCGTTATATGGACGTTATGTTAACAGATATTAGCAAAGAAAACACCATAGAATTAAATTTCAACAACACCTACAATCCGTATTGTGCTTATAACGACAAATTTTCTTGCCCGTTAACACCAAGAAAAAATCATTTAGACGTAGAAATTAAAGCCGGAATTAAAGTTTTTAAGAAGTATTAG
- a CDS encoding branched-chain amino acid aminotransferase codes for MNSNIEIKHIEKSKIDTVDFNNLPFGSVFSDHMLTCTYKDGKWQDPIIEPFAPISLDPSAKIFHYGQSIFEGMKAYKDADRNTLLFRPLDNCKRLNKSAERLVIPQIPEDIFMNGLKELLKVDDAWIPTNDGSSLYIRPFMFASGNGFHASPANEYKFMICTAPSGAYFAGKVKVLIEEKYARAANGGVGFAKAGGNYAAQFYPTQLAIEKGYNQVIWTDDNTHEYIEEAGAMNIFIRINDTLITSPTNDRILDGITRKSIIKIAEDLKINVEVRKISVSEVIAAAQSGSLKEMFGTGTAAVISPISGFGYQEKDYDLPELEKPFAALLKKTITDIQTNKSEDPYGWRMKL; via the coding sequence ATGAATTCTAACATAGAAATCAAACATATAGAGAAATCTAAAATAGATACGGTAGACTTTAATAACCTACCTTTTGGTAGTGTTTTTTCTGATCACATGCTTACATGTACTTATAAAGACGGAAAATGGCAAGACCCAATTATTGAGCCTTTTGCTCCTATCTCTTTAGATCCTTCTGCAAAGATTTTTCATTACGGACAATCAATTTTCGAAGGAATGAAAGCATACAAAGATGCAGATAGAAATACTTTATTGTTTAGACCTTTAGACAATTGCAAACGTTTAAATAAATCTGCAGAACGTTTGGTTATTCCTCAAATTCCTGAAGATATTTTCATGAATGGTTTAAAGGAATTATTAAAAGTTGATGACGCTTGGATTCCTACAAATGACGGAAGCTCTTTATATATAAGACCATTTATGTTTGCTTCTGGAAACGGCTTTCACGCATCTCCTGCAAATGAGTATAAATTTATGATTTGTACTGCACCTTCTGGAGCTTATTTTGCGGGTAAAGTAAAGGTTTTAATTGAAGAAAAATATGCACGTGCTGCAAATGGCGGAGTTGGTTTTGCAAAAGCTGGTGGTAATTATGCTGCTCAGTTTTACCCAACACAGTTAGCTATTGAAAAAGGATACAATCAAGTAATCTGGACAGATGACAATACACATGAGTATATTGAAGAAGCTGGAGCCATGAATATTTTTATCAGAATTAATGATACCTTAATTACGAGCCCAACTAACGATAGAATTTTAGATGGAATTACGCGTAAAAGTATCATTAAGATTGCAGAAGATTTAAAAATTAATGTAGAAGTAAGAAAAATTTCTGTTTCAGAAGTTATTGCTGCTGCACAATCTGGTAGTTTAAAAGAAATGTTTGGTACAGGTACTGCTGCTGTAATTTCTCCTATCTCTGGTTTTGGTTATCAAGAAAAAGATTACGATTTACCAGAATTAGAAAAGCCTTTTGCTGCCTTATTAAAGAAAACAATTACAGATATTCAGACAAATAAATCTGAAGACCCTTATGGTTGGAGAATGAAATTATAA
- a CDS encoding DUF4920 domain-containing protein, whose amino-acid sequence MKLAIKFCAIALLFFTACKEGKKESTEVATPAQELAYASYGDKISEDKAMTSEEMLAKFENMNVGDTINVKFASEIKEVCTKKGCWMKLPLAEEAETMVRFKDYGFFMPLDSQGQEVIVEGKAFVQMTSVEELQHYAEDAGKSKEEIAEITSPKKEFAFEANGVLLKVE is encoded by the coding sequence ATGAAATTAGCAATTAAATTTTGTGCAATAGCACTATTATTTTTTACAGCATGTAAAGAAGGGAAAAAAGAAAGTACAGAAGTAGCAACTCCTGCGCAAGAATTAGCATATGCTTCTTATGGTGATAAAATATCTGAAGATAAGGCAATGACTTCTGAAGAGATGTTAGCTAAATTTGAAAATATGAATGTAGGTGATACTATTAATGTAAAATTTGCATCAGAAATTAAAGAAGTTTGTACTAAAAAAGGATGTTGGATGAAATTGCCTCTAGCAGAAGAAGCAGAAACAATGGTTCGCTTTAAAGATTATGGTTTTTTTATGCCTTTAGATTCGCAAGGACAAGAAGTAATTGTAGAGGGAAAAGCATTTGTACAAATGACTTCTGTAGAAGAGTTACAACATTATGCAGAAGACGCAGGGAAAAGTAAAGAAGAAATAGCCGAAATTACTTCACCTAAAAAAGAATTTGCTTTTGAAGCAAATGGCGTTTTATTAAAAGTGGAATAA
- the mnmD gene encoding tRNA (5-methylaminomethyl-2-thiouridine)(34)-methyltransferase MnmD, which produces MKREILITSDGSTTIHLPDWNEQYHSKHGAIQEAYHVFLRAGFDQIIEKNKNISIFEIGFGTGLNAFITFLEAEKNAIKINYVGVEAYPISSEEVLKLNYVEELKATNEQVIFDEMHAISWEEKQAISERFQLTKRKQFFQNISDKNAFDLIYFDAFGAQNQPELWTEDIFLRMYNAIKENGILVTYSAKGSVRRAMQTVGFSVERIPGPPGKREMLRATKISN; this is translated from the coding sequence TTGAAAAGAGAAATTTTAATTACATCAGACGGTTCTACAACCATTCATTTACCCGATTGGAACGAGCAATACCACTCAAAACATGGTGCGATTCAAGAAGCGTATCATGTTTTTTTACGTGCTGGTTTTGATCAGATTATAGAAAAAAATAAAAATATTTCTATTTTTGAAATTGGTTTTGGTACAGGTTTAAATGCGTTTATCACTTTTTTAGAAGCAGAAAAAAATGCCATTAAAATTAATTATGTTGGTGTAGAAGCGTATCCTATTTCTTCGGAAGAAGTTTTAAAATTGAATTATGTAGAGGAATTAAAAGCCACAAACGAGCAAGTTATTTTCGATGAAATGCATGCGATTTCTTGGGAAGAAAAACAGGCTATCTCAGAGCGGTTTCAACTCACGAAAAGAAAACAATTTTTTCAAAATATTTCAGACAAAAATGCTTTTGACTTAATTTATTTTGATGCGTTTGGAGCCCAAAATCAACCAGAATTATGGACCGAAGACATTTTCTTAAGAATGTATAATGCCATAAAAGAAAACGGAATTTTAGTAACCTATTCGGCAAAAGGGAGTGTTAGAAGAGCAATGCAAACGGTAGGTTTTTCTGTAGAACGAATTCCTGGGCCTCCAGGGAAAAGAGAAATGTTAAGAGCAACTAAAATAAGTAATTAG
- a CDS encoding glycosyltransferase — protein MIWILIFLFSSYTILIISLAIGFLKMDEFKPESKIPKTSFSVIIPFRNEVKNLLGLLNSILALEYPKELVTFIFVDDASSDGSTELIKKFKSVISNEKRREILERKQVLDTISKNSEITQTDICIISNNRTSNSPKKDAISTAVAIAKNNWIVTTDADCILPQKWLSTLDAFIQKNSPKMVVAPVNYIVNNTSLEQFQLLDFMSLQGTTIGSFGINSPFLCNGANLAYKKETFLKLNGFVGNNNIASGDDIFLFEKFIEHDKKGVQFLKSKDAIVSTFPVKTIKNLIHQRVRWASKTSKFKSTKVKLIGLLVFLINISVILSVFLSNNILVILLPLLLKTAIDLFLFIPTMFFYNHKKSFLKWYIFSSILYPFFSVFIVFKSLFSEYSWKGRTFKK, from the coding sequence ATGATTTGGATTCTTATTTTTCTATTTTCATCTTACACAATTCTAATTATTTCTTTAGCAATTGGGTTTCTAAAGATGGATGAATTTAAACCTGAAAGCAAGATTCCGAAAACGAGTTTTTCTGTAATTATTCCGTTTAGGAATGAAGTAAAAAACCTACTTGGTTTGTTAAATTCTATTCTAGCTTTAGAATATCCTAAAGAATTGGTAACATTTATTTTTGTAGATGATGCTTCTTCGGATGGTTCTACTGAACTCATAAAAAAATTTAAGTCTGTTATTTCTAACGAGAAACGAAGAGAAATCTTAGAACGGAAACAAGTACTCGACACAATTTCGAAAAATAGCGAAATCACTCAAACTGACATCTGTATAATTAGTAATAATAGAACATCAAACTCGCCAAAAAAAGATGCCATTTCAACAGCAGTTGCTATTGCTAAAAACAACTGGATTGTTACTACAGACGCAGATTGTATTTTACCACAAAAATGGCTTTCAACTTTAGATGCTTTCATTCAAAAAAATAGCCCAAAAATGGTTGTTGCTCCTGTAAACTATATTGTAAATAATACTTCTTTAGAACAATTTCAGTTATTAGATTTTATGAGTTTACAAGGAACTACCATTGGTAGTTTTGGCATCAATTCTCCTTTTTTATGCAATGGTGCAAATTTAGCTTACAAAAAAGAAACGTTCTTAAAACTAAACGGATTTGTTGGAAATAACAACATTGCAAGTGGAGATGATATTTTTCTCTTTGAAAAATTTATTGAACATGATAAAAAAGGAGTTCAGTTTTTAAAATCTAAAGATGCAATTGTTTCTACTTTTCCTGTAAAGACAATTAAAAACTTAATACACCAAAGAGTTCGTTGGGCTTCTAAAACAAGTAAATTTAAATCTACTAAAGTAAAATTAATTGGTCTGTTGGTTTTTCTAATAAATATTAGTGTAATTCTTAGTGTGTTTTTATCAAACAACATCTTGGTAATTCTTTTGCCTTTATTACTAAAAACAGCAATCGATTTATTTTTATTTATACCAACGATGTTTTTTTATAATCACAAAAAATCATTTTTAAAATGGTATATTTTTAGTAGTATTTTATATCCTTTTTTTAGCGTTTTTATTGTTTTTAAATCCCTTTTTTCTGAATACAGTTGGAAAGGAAGAACTTTTAAAAAATAG
- the ruvC gene encoding crossover junction endodeoxyribonuclease RuvC has translation MKTEKIILGIDPGTTIMGFGLIKVIGKKMEFIQMNELMLKKYDDHYLKLKLIFERTIELIDTYNPDEIAIEAPFFGKNVQSMLKLGRAQGVAMAAGLSREIPITEYLPKKIKMAVTGSGSASKEQVALMLKSLLNLKTLPKNLDATDGLAAAVCHFYNSGKVVGGKNYKGWASFVKQNEKRVKK, from the coding sequence GTGAAGACAGAAAAAATTATTTTAGGAATTGATCCTGGAACCACAATTATGGGTTTCGGGCTCATAAAAGTGATTGGTAAAAAAATGGAATTCATTCAAATGAATGAATTAATGCTGAAGAAATACGACGATCATTATTTAAAGTTAAAACTAATTTTCGAGAGAACGATCGAGTTGATAGACACCTATAATCCTGACGAAATTGCAATTGAAGCTCCGTTTTTTGGTAAAAATGTACAATCGATGTTAAAGTTAGGTAGGGCACAAGGCGTTGCCATGGCGGCTGGTTTGTCTCGTGAAATACCCATTACAGAATACTTACCAAAGAAAATAAAAATGGCAGTTACAGGAAGCGGAAGTGCAAGTAAAGAGCAAGTTGCTTTGATGTTAAAATCGCTATTAAACTTAAAAACATTGCCTAAAAACTTAGATGCAACAGATGGTTTAGCTGCAGCAGTTTGTCACTTTTATAATTCAGGGAAAGTTGTAGGTGGAAAAAATTATAAAGGTTGGGCGAGTTTTGTGAAACAGAATGAAAAGCGAGTTAAAAAATAA
- the hemW gene encoding radical SAM family heme chaperone HemW — protein sequence MSGIYIHIPFCKQACFYCDFHFSTSLKKKGDMISSLIKEIEIRKNELGNTIIETIYFGGGTPSVLNTEEIQELINAVYANFKVAENPEITLEANPDDLSEEKIIALSKSPINRLSIGVQSFFEKDLKLMNRAHNSEEAKKSLSLATKYFKNISVDLIYGVPDCTNAAWRENIQTALSFGIPHISSYALTVEPKTALETLIAKGKIKNVDEEKAQEQFYILIEELDKAGFIHYELSNFGKENFFSKNNSSYWLGKSYLGIGPSAHSFDGKQRSWNVRNNPKYIKSIKENKLPIEREILSITDRYNEYVMTGLRTIWGVSLEKIKQGFGEKFIVYLENQSKKYIEQELLFVENNILKTTKKGKFLADGIASDLFMLN from the coding sequence ATGTCTGGAATATACATTCACATACCATTTTGTAAGCAAGCATGTTTTTATTGCGATTTTCATTTTTCTACTTCATTGAAGAAAAAAGGCGACATGATTTCATCTTTAATTAAAGAAATTGAAATCAGAAAAAACGAATTAGGAAATACAATTATAGAAACTATTTATTTTGGTGGAGGAACACCTTCTGTTTTAAATACTGAAGAAATTCAGGAATTAATAAATGCGGTTTATGCAAATTTTAAAGTTGCAGAAAACCCGGAAATAACCTTAGAAGCAAATCCTGATGATTTATCTGAAGAAAAAATAATAGCACTTTCTAAATCACCAATTAATAGATTAAGTATAGGTGTTCAATCTTTTTTCGAAAAAGATTTAAAGCTAATGAACCGAGCTCATAATTCTGAAGAAGCAAAAAAATCTTTGTCTTTGGCAACGAAGTATTTTAAAAATATTTCTGTAGATTTAATTTATGGAGTTCCTGATTGTACCAATGCAGCATGGCGAGAAAATATACAAACAGCATTAAGTTTTGGCATTCCGCATATTTCTAGCTATGCATTAACGGTAGAGCCAAAAACGGCTTTAGAAACCTTAATAGCGAAAGGGAAAATTAAAAATGTAGATGAAGAAAAGGCACAAGAACAATTCTATATTTTAATTGAAGAATTAGACAAGGCTGGTTTTATACATTATGAACTGTCTAACTTCGGGAAAGAAAATTTCTTTAGCAAAAATAATTCGTCATACTGGTTAGGCAAATCTTATTTAGGAATTGGACCTTCTGCGCATTCTTTCGATGGAAAACAGCGTAGTTGGAATGTGAGAAACAATCCTAAATATATAAAATCGATTAAAGAGAACAAATTGCCTATAGAAAGAGAAATACTTTCTATAACCGACAGATATAATGAATATGTTATGACGGGTTTGCGAACAATTTGGGGAGTTTCATTAGAGAAGATTAAACAAGGTTTTGGTGAAAAATTTATAGTTTATTTAGAAAATCAATCTAAAAAATACATTGAACAAGAATTATTGTTTGTTGAAAATAACATTTTAAAAACTACTAAAAAAGGAAAGTTTTTAGCAGATGGAATTGCATCAGATTTATTTATGTTGAATTAG
- a CDS encoding cyclase family protein, protein MKAIIEYNSRKIEVNISNPIDISIPIDVSKTNVNAWYLEEPKIFPVDFDGEKAKVSEGAVVNFNNIHFNPHSHITHTECVGHITKEVHSVNQNLKFYIFLAEVVTVAPESRGEDFVISEKQLKTALKNKKRDAIVIRTLPNLKDKKSMQYSNTNPPYLLEEAAIYLREKGIKHLLIDLPSIDKEKDNGKLLAHNAFWNTAGEIRMNATITEFIYVPNDIEDGEYLLNLMIAPFENDATPSKPVLYKIIK, encoded by the coding sequence ATGAAAGCAATTATAGAATACAATTCTAGAAAAATAGAAGTAAATATATCCAATCCCATAGATATTTCAATTCCTATAGATGTATCAAAAACAAATGTAAATGCTTGGTATTTAGAAGAGCCAAAAATTTTTCCTGTAGATTTTGATGGCGAAAAAGCAAAGGTTTCAGAAGGTGCTGTGGTAAATTTTAATAACATTCATTTTAATCCTCATTCTCATATTACACATACAGAATGTGTTGGGCATATTACAAAAGAAGTTCATTCTGTAAATCAAAATTTAAAATTTTATATTTTTCTTGCAGAAGTAGTTACAGTTGCACCAGAAAGTAGAGGTGAAGATTTTGTAATTTCAGAAAAACAATTAAAAACAGCTTTAAAGAATAAGAAAAGAGATGCAATTGTAATTAGAACATTGCCAAATTTAAAGGACAAAAAATCGATGCAATACTCGAATACAAATCCGCCTTATTTATTAGAAGAAGCTGCAATTTATTTACGAGAGAAAGGTATAAAACATTTATTGATAGATTTGCCTTCTATAGACAAAGAAAAGGATAATGGTAAGCTATTAGCACACAATGCTTTTTGGAATACTGCAGGAGAAATAAGAATGAATGCTACTATTACAGAATTTATTTATGTGCCAAATGACATAGAAGATGGTGAGTATTTATTAAATTTAATGATTGCGCCTTTCGAAAATGATGCAACGCCAAGTAAACCGGTTTTGTATAAAATTATAAAGTAA
- a CDS encoding CorA family divalent cation transporter, with protein sequence MENEFLDNTSIITYSAKTYEKTDFSAISQINLSQGTDTIEWLNTYGIRYQDEYKKIIYQNKLDDFLIKLLGDEEHPNKVILLDNLLFITTRVLITESQKLDSEQMVFIVSADFLWSIQEKKGDYFNWIRERLEGNKGIVRKKRADYLLFLLLESIIDNYQDTYEENAELSAHKLNSTHIKPTPEFTSLVEKRKQELFNFKKATMSLKDTIVKLEKIEITGFDVKYFSELKEQTNNLISNIDFELQELESKINLIFSIQGHRLNEVMKTLTILSVIFIPLTFLAGIYGMNFEYIPELKLKYGYFILLGIMVLVTVISVWYFKRKKWF encoded by the coding sequence ATGGAAAATGAATTTCTAGATAACACGTCTATCATTACTTATTCTGCCAAAACTTATGAGAAAACTGATTTTTCTGCAATTTCTCAAATAAATCTATCTCAAGGCACAGATACTATAGAGTGGCTAAATACTTATGGAATTAGATATCAAGATGAATATAAAAAAATAATTTATCAAAATAAGCTAGACGATTTTTTAATAAAACTATTAGGTGATGAAGAACACCCGAACAAGGTAATTTTACTAGACAATCTATTATTTATTACAACACGTGTTTTAATTACTGAAAGTCAGAAATTAGATTCTGAGCAGATGGTTTTTATTGTTTCTGCGGATTTCTTGTGGTCTATTCAAGAAAAGAAAGGAGACTATTTTAATTGGATTCGTGAACGCTTAGAAGGAAATAAAGGCATTGTAAGAAAGAAAAGAGCAGATTATTTACTGTTTTTATTATTAGAATCTATTATTGATAATTATCAAGATACTTATGAAGAAAATGCAGAATTAAGTGCTCATAAACTAAATTCTACGCATATAAAACCAACACCAGAATTCACTTCTTTAGTAGAAAAAAGAAAGCAAGAGTTGTTCAATTTTAAGAAAGCAACGATGTCTTTAAAAGACACTATTGTTAAGCTAGAAAAAATTGAAATTACCGGTTTTGATGTAAAATATTTTAGTGAACTAAAAGAGCAAACTAATAACTTAATTTCTAACATCGATTTTGAATTACAAGAGTTAGAAAGCAAAATAAATTTAATTTTCAGTATTCAAGGGCATCGTTTAAATGAAGTAATGAAAACCTTAACTATTTTATCTGTTATTTTTATTCCGTTAACTTTTTTAGCTGGAATCTACGGAATGAATTTTGAATATATTCCTGAATTAAAATTAAAATATGGTTATTTCATTTTATTAGGAATTATGGTATTGGTTACCGTTATTTCTGTTTGGTATTTTAAACGCAAAAAGTGGTTTTAA